The DNA window GTCGACCTGGGGGACCACGTGTTCGTCTCGGGCGAGGTCATCTCCAGCCGCCGCGGCGAGCTGTCGATCATGGTGTCGGAGTGGACCATCGCGTCCAAGGCGGTGCTGCCGCTCCCCAACATGTACTCCGAGCTGAACGAGGAGAGCCGCGTCCGCAGCCGCTTCCTCGACCTCATCGTGCGCGATCGCGCCCGCGAGACCGTCCTCGCCCGCGCCAAGGTCAATGCCAGCCTCCGTGCCACCTTCACCGCGCACGGCTTCGTCGAGGTCGAGACCCCCATGCTGCAGGTGCAGCACGGGGGAGCCTCGGCGCGCCCCTTCGTCACCCACTCGAACGCCTTCGACGCCGACCTCTTCCTACGCATCGCGCCCGAGCTGTACCTCAAGCGGGCCGTCGTCGGCGGCATCGACCGCGTGTACGAGATCAACCGCAACTTCCGCAACGAGGGCGCCGACTCCACGCACAGCCCCGAGTTCGCCATGCTCGAGGCCTACCAGTCGTACAGCGACTACAACGGCATCGCCGACCTCACGCAGGAGATGATCCAGAACGCCGCCGTGGCCGTGACCGGCTCCACCACCGTGACGTGGGCCGACGGCACCGAGTACGACCTCGGCGGTCAGTGGGACCGGCTGTCGATGTACGACTCGCTCTCGGCGGCGGCCGGGCGATCCATCACCCCGCAGACGCCGCTCGACGAGCTCGTCGCCTTCGCGGCCGAGGTGGGCGTGGACGCCCCGCCGCACCCGACGCACGGCAAGTACGTCGAGGAGCTGTGGGAGCACTTCGTCAAGAGCGGCCTGACCCGCCCCACGTTCGTCATGGACTTCCCCGTCGACACCAGTCCGCTCGTGCGCGAGCACCGGTCGATCCCCGGCGTCGTGGAGAAGTGGGACCTGTACGTCCGCGGGTTCGAGCTCGCCACCGGGTACTCGGAGCTCATCGATCCCGTCATCCAGCGCGAGCGCTTCG is part of the Microbacterium lemovicicum genome and encodes:
- the lysS gene encoding lysine--tRNA ligase, yielding MTDTSSPAPADQEISAEEIADVFEQKAVRLAKRERLIAERTDAAGGAYPVSVPVTDTIPALRERFGTLEAGEETGVTAGVAGRVVFSRNTGKLCFATLQSGDGSRIQAMVSLAVVGDESLQGWKELVDLGDHVFVSGEVISSRRGELSIMVSEWTIASKAVLPLPNMYSELNEESRVRSRFLDLIVRDRARETVLARAKVNASLRATFTAHGFVEVETPMLQVQHGGASARPFVTHSNAFDADLFLRIAPELYLKRAVVGGIDRVYEINRNFRNEGADSTHSPEFAMLEAYQSYSDYNGIADLTQEMIQNAAVAVTGSTTVTWADGTEYDLGGQWDRLSMYDSLSAAAGRSITPQTPLDELVAFAAEVGVDAPPHPTHGKYVEELWEHFVKSGLTRPTFVMDFPVDTSPLVREHRSIPGVVEKWDLYVRGFELATGYSELIDPVIQRERFVEQAALGASGDVEAMRIDDEFLRALEHGMPPTGGMGMGIDRLLMAITGLGIRETILFPLVK